A genomic segment from Janthinobacterium sp. 64 encodes:
- a CDS encoding hybrid sensor histidine kinase/response regulator, producing MKPLGIKAKVALATSLTSIAMIALVTMLQVQRMRADFTRVLVSQQSALITRTAAELDDKLGMLLQIVTLTARQQPPALIAQPAQLREYYSRRSMLVLFDDVLVLDAQGAVVADMPLVTGRAGINVAEREYFQTVLRTRQPMITEPMLGKSSGMPIVQMVAPVLTADGQVAGVVIGVLRLYKDNLLGRLRTEKIGKSGYYFILTRGAVPRYVLHPDTSRLLQPRLPNANRTTTELLKQDGEGSMVSTNSRGITAVNSFKRLKSVNWLLAASLPLDDAFEPFDGVLYRLVLWSTLASLLAAFVLGWVTVRLLSPLVRLRDTLLALRTSGSRFTPVPVQQRDEIGELTEAFNGLMSERDRLQQELEARAAELEQERDRAEAANRAKSDFVANMSHEIRTPLNAVLGMVYLLGNTRLDTEQRKYLTMVRVAGQSLLGILNDVLDYSKIEARRMELSPVEFDLDEVMNTLATTMTMNAGEKELELAIAVEPDVPRRLVGDAQRLQQILVNLAGNAIKFTESGEVVVAVSLAESKSESGRAWLRFEVRDTGIGMTELQQQQLFAAFSQGDQSITRRFGGTGLGLAISKQLIHMMGGDIAVASSEGKGSRFWFSVPFEMLAQPAETRRTPALGQLRLLVADDNRTTRELIVKLIEAWGWLADEVDSGFAAIELYRERLAQQQPYDVVLADWHMPVMDGLATAKAIRQAASGQRQPIVVMVNAFARNHLEEISSAAEADVVLMKPITGSSLFDALHQALIAKNDGGEQRILHQPLGTELAGVHFLLVEDNHLNQAVARGILEHMGATLDVVGDGLQAVERLRTEALRYDIVLMDMQMPVMDGFSATHIIRTELRLNLPVIAMTAGVLASERERCMTAGISDFIAKPVVVEEMMAVILRHLPKRPPVQTAEPVTVADEEVFSMAPLMRVMGRDAKGRGVLRRMVEDALNKGMTPVRDAETALQSGRHSDVARILHGVRGSVGTLGTKRLIRAAFATEEAIDAGRLDEVPALLAHTAQELELVLAAAANWLSRLKD from the coding sequence ATGAAGCCTCTCGGCATCAAAGCAAAAGTCGCGCTGGCCACCAGCCTGACCTCGATCGCCATGATCGCGCTGGTCACCATGCTACAGGTACAGCGCATGCGCGCCGACTTCACGCGAGTACTGGTGAGCCAGCAGTCTGCCCTGATCACCCGCACCGCTGCCGAACTCGACGACAAGCTGGGCATGCTGCTGCAGATCGTCACGCTGACGGCCAGGCAGCAGCCGCCGGCATTGATCGCCCAGCCCGCCCAATTGCGCGAATACTATTCGCGCCGCTCGATGCTGGTACTGTTCGACGACGTGCTGGTGCTCGATGCGCAAGGCGCCGTCGTCGCTGACATGCCGCTAGTCACGGGCCGCGCCGGCATCAACGTGGCCGAGCGCGAATATTTCCAGACCGTCTTGCGCACGCGCCAGCCCATGATCACCGAGCCGATGCTGGGCAAATCGAGCGGCATGCCCATCGTGCAGATGGTGGCGCCCGTGCTCACGGCCGATGGCCAGGTGGCCGGCGTGGTGATCGGCGTGCTGCGCCTGTACAAAGACAACTTGCTGGGCCGTTTGCGCACGGAAAAGATCGGCAAGAGCGGCTATTACTTCATCCTCACGCGCGGCGCCGTGCCGCGTTACGTGCTGCACCCCGATACCAGCCGCTTGCTGCAGCCGCGCCTGCCGAACGCCAACCGGACAACCACCGAGTTGCTGAAGCAAGATGGCGAAGGCAGCATGGTCAGCACCAACAGCCGCGGCATCACGGCCGTCAACAGCTTCAAGCGCCTGAAATCGGTGAACTGGCTGCTGGCCGCCTCGCTGCCCCTCGACGATGCCTTCGAACCGTTCGATGGCGTGCTCTACCGGCTGGTGCTGTGGAGCACCCTCGCCTCGCTGCTGGCCGCGTTTGTTCTGGGCTGGGTCACCGTGCGCCTGCTGTCGCCGCTGGTGCGCCTGCGCGACACCTTGCTGGCCCTGCGTACCAGCGGCAGCCGCTTCACCCCCGTGCCGGTGCAGCAGCGCGACGAAATCGGCGAACTGACGGAAGCGTTCAACGGCCTGATGAGCGAACGCGACCGCCTGCAGCAGGAACTCGAAGCGCGCGCGGCGGAACTGGAACAGGAGCGCGACCGGGCCGAGGCGGCCAACCGGGCAAAGAGCGATTTCGTGGCCAACATGAGCCATGAAATCCGCACGCCCCTCAATGCCGTGCTGGGCATGGTGTACTTATTGGGCAATACCAGGCTCGATACGGAACAGCGCAAGTATCTGACCATGGTGCGCGTGGCGGGCCAGTCGCTGCTGGGCATCCTCAACGATGTGCTCGACTATTCGAAGATCGAGGCGCGCCGCATGGAATTGTCGCCCGTCGAATTCGACCTCGACGAGGTCATGAACACGCTGGCCACGACGATGACGATGAATGCGGGCGAAAAGGAGCTGGAACTGGCCATCGCCGTCGAGCCCGACGTGCCGCGGCGCCTGGTGGGCGACGCCCAGCGCCTGCAGCAAATTCTCGTCAACCTGGCCGGCAACGCCATCAAGTTCACGGAAAGCGGCGAAGTGGTGGTGGCCGTCAGCCTGGCCGAGAGCAAGAGCGAGAGCGGCCGCGCCTGGCTGCGCTTCGAAGTGCGCGACACGGGCATCGGCATGACGGAACTGCAGCAACAGCAACTGTTTGCCGCATTTTCGCAGGGTGACCAGAGCATCACGCGGCGCTTCGGCGGCACGGGCCTGGGCCTGGCCATCAGCAAGCAGCTGATCCACATGATGGGCGGCGACATCGCCGTGGCCAGCAGCGAAGGCAAGGGCAGCCGCTTCTGGTTCAGCGTGCCCTTCGAGATGCTGGCGCAGCCGGCCGAAACGCGGCGCACGCCGGCCCTGGGCCAGCTGCGCCTGCTGGTGGCCGACGACAACCGCACCACGCGCGAACTGATCGTCAAGCTGATCGAGGCCTGGGGCTGGCTGGCCGACGAAGTGGACTCCGGCTTTGCCGCCATCGAACTGTACCGCGAACGCCTGGCGCAGCAGCAACCGTACGACGTGGTGCTGGCCGACTGGCACATGCCCGTCATGGACGGCCTGGCCACGGCCAAGGCCATCCGCCAGGCGGCCAGCGGCCAGCGCCAGCCCATCGTGGTGATGGTCAACGCCTTCGCCCGCAACCACCTGGAAGAAATCTCCAGCGCGGCCGAGGCCGATGTCGTGCTGATGAAGCCGATCACGGGTTCGAGCCTGTTCGACGCCCTGCACCAGGCGCTGATCGCCAAGAACGACGGCGGCGAACAGCGCATCCTGCACCAGCCGCTGGGTACGGAACTGGCCGGCGTGCATTTCCTGCTGGTGGAAGACAATCATTTGAACCAGGCCGTGGCGCGCGGCATCCTCGAACACATGGGCGCCACCCTGGACGTGGTCGGCGACGGCTTGCAAGCCGTGGAACGGCTGCGCACGGAAGCGCTGCGCTACGATATCGTGCTGATGGACATGCAAATGCCCGTCATGGACGGCTTCAGCGCGACCCACATCATCCGCACGGAACTGCGCTTGAACTTGCCCGTGATCGCCATGACCGCCGGCGTGCTGGCGTCCGAGCGCGAGCGCTGCATGACGGCAGGCATCAGCGACTTCATCGCCAAGCCCGTGGTGGTGGAAGAGATGATGGCAGTCATCCTGCGCCACCTGCCCAAGCGCCCGCCCGTGCAGACGGCCGAGCCGGTGACTGTTGCCGATGAGGAAGTATTTTCCATGGCGCCGCTGATGCGCGTGATGGGCCGCGATGCGAAGGGGCGCGGCGTGCTGCGGCGCATGGTGGAAGACGCCCTGAACAAGGGCATGACGCCCGTGCGCGACGCCGAAACCGCGTTGCAATCGGGCCGCCACAGCGACGTGGCGCGCATCCTGCACGGCGTGCGCGGCTCCGTCGGCACCCTGGGCACGAAACGCCTGATCCGCGCCGCGTTCGCCACCGAGGAAGCCATCGACGCGGGCCGCCTGGACGAGGTGCCGGCGCTGCTGGCGCACACGGCGCAGGAGCTGGAACTGGTGCTGGCGGCGGCGGCGAATTGGTTGTCCAGGCTGAAGGATTAA
- a CDS encoding TOBE domain-containing protein, giving the protein MTVGGENLGGAGRVELLGAIAECGSITQAAKLVKMSYKAAWDAIDAMNNLAGEPLVERLTGGKGGGGTRLTQRGRQLVDNFRIIEREHARYLRQLGSQAEGIADDLLLIRRMAMKTTARNQFLGKVAELKQGAVNDEVTLELPGGQHIVAIVTQGSSESLGLAPGAEAFALIKASSIILVADSEGARFSARNQLAGTVTRVQTGAVNTEVVLDLPRGGTIAAIITNQSSTDLGIAIGSSVTAMFKASSVILGVPA; this is encoded by the coding sequence ATGACGGTGGGCGGAGAAAATCTGGGCGGCGCCGGCAGGGTGGAATTGCTGGGCGCCATCGCCGAGTGCGGCTCCATCACGCAGGCGGCCAAGCTCGTCAAGATGAGCTACAAGGCGGCCTGGGATGCCATCGACGCGATGAACAACCTGGCTGGCGAGCCGCTGGTGGAGCGCTTGACGGGCGGCAAGGGTGGCGGCGGCACGCGGCTGACGCAGCGTGGGCGCCAGCTGGTCGACAATTTTCGCATCATCGAGCGCGAGCATGCGCGCTACCTGCGCCAGCTGGGCAGCCAGGCGGAAGGCATCGCCGACGATTTGTTACTCATACGGAGAATGGCCATGAAAACCACGGCACGCAATCAATTCCTGGGCAAGGTGGCCGAACTGAAACAGGGCGCCGTCAACGATGAAGTGACCCTGGAGTTGCCCGGTGGCCAGCACATCGTTGCCATCGTCACGCAGGGCAGCAGCGAGAGCCTGGGCCTGGCGCCGGGCGCGGAAGCGTTTGCGCTGATCAAGGCCTCGTCGATCATCCTCGTGGCCGACAGCGAAGGGGCGCGCTTTTCGGCGCGCAACCAATTGGCCGGCACCGTGACGCGCGTGCAGACGGGCGCCGTCAATACGGAAGTGGTGCTGGACTTGCCGCGCGGCGGCACGATTGCCGCCATCATCACGAATCAGAGCAGTACCGATCTGGGCATCGCCATCGGCAGCAGCGTGACGGCGATGTTCAAGGCGTCGAGCGTGATTCTGGGCGTGCCCGCCTAA
- a CDS encoding sulfate/molybdate ABC transporter ATP-binding protein translates to MQLDLDIRATLHSGKRRFDMHVQCTSTSQRIAVYGPSGAGKSMTLKAIAGLFTPDEGHIRLNGRTLFDSAAGINLPPQQRNVAYLFQDYALFPHLTVRQNVGFGLSRGWFNPRAREKLQKVEHWLDAFHLQELAHQFPDELSGGQRQRVALARALVAEPSALLLDEPFAALDPALRVKMRLELSQWQQRLDVPMILITHDPEDARILGEHVLYLRDGQIDNREDHMALGERIG, encoded by the coding sequence ATGCAACTCGACCTCGACATTCGCGCCACCTTGCACTCCGGAAAACGCCGCTTCGACATGCACGTGCAATGCACCTCGACCAGCCAGCGCATCGCCGTGTATGGCCCCTCCGGCGCTGGCAAGAGCATGACGTTGAAAGCCATTGCCGGACTCTTTACGCCGGACGAAGGCCATATCCGCCTGAATGGACGCACCCTGTTCGATTCGGCCGCCGGCATCAATTTGCCGCCGCAGCAGCGCAATGTCGCCTACCTGTTCCAGGATTACGCGCTGTTCCCGCACCTGACGGTGCGCCAGAACGTGGGTTTTGGCCTGAGCCGGGGCTGGTTCAATCCGCGCGCGCGCGAAAAATTGCAGAAGGTCGAGCATTGGCTCGATGCTTTCCACTTGCAGGAACTGGCGCATCAGTTCCCCGACGAGTTGTCCGGAGGCCAGCGCCAGCGGGTGGCGCTGGCGAGGGCACTCGTGGCCGAACCGAGCGCGCTGCTGCTCGACGAGCCATTTGCCGCCCTCGATCCGGCGCTGCGTGTCAAAATGCGCCTGGAACTGAGCCAGTGGCAGCAGCGCCTGGACGTGCCCATGATCCTGATCACCCATGATCCGGAAGATGCGCGCATCCTGGGCGAACACGTGCTGTACTTGCGCGACGGACAGATCGATAACAGGGAAGACCACATGGCATTGGGTGAACGCATTGGATAA